From a region of the Halolamina sp. CBA1230 genome:
- a CDS encoding zinc ribbon domain-containing protein, with product MCPPTDDLGDDESGCPKCGHSETEIDEIATSGTGLSKMFDVQNRSFKVVTCSNCGYSELYKGTSSGNMVDLFLG from the coding sequence ATGTGCCCTCCGACCGACGACCTCGGCGACGACGAGAGCGGCTGCCCGAAATGTGGTCACAGCGAGACGGAGATCGACGAGATCGCCACCAGTGGGACGGGGCTCTCGAAGATGTTCGACGTCCAGAACCGCAGCTTCAAGGTGGTGACCTGCTCGAACTGTGGCTACTCGGAGCTGTACAAGGGGACTAGTTCGGGGAACATGGTCGACCTGTTCCTCGGGTAG
- the purH gene encoding bifunctional phosphoribosylaminoimidazolecarboxamide formyltransferase/IMP cyclohydrolase yields the protein MKIAGIAGNRGRNLLHIADIAPGGAELSVVVANGEDAPVLDGAQERDIPNVAVERGPDESRESHEERILDVLAEHEFDLVCLDGFMRILSPEFLDSVNTVLNVHPSLLPAFPGADAHGQVIDADVRTAGATVHVATEALDEGPIVTQESVPVFEDDDEGSLKERVLYEAEFEAYPRAIRWFAEGKVEIQRNEQGDPVDVDIASDTKGDLPTRRTVSNRREDTLRYGENPHQDAAVYASDASEEPSVVHAAQRNEGAKDLSYNNYNDADAALSLVKEFEAPAAAVIKHTNPAGCATADSLAEAYRDALSTDAKSAFGGIVALNRECDAETAAAVADSFKEVVVAPGYTDDALDALTEKENLRVLDVGNRAENGRLGPEDRTERFSEKALVGGRLVQERDRSTLTRDDLEVVTEREPTDEQIETMLFAWKTLKHVKSNGILIADGTETVGVGMGQVSRVDAVTLAAMKAENDAEGKSAEGAVVASDAFFPFPDAVEEAAEAGVEAVIQPGGSVNDDDVIEAANELGLAMVFTGQRAFRHD from the coding sequence ATGAAGATCGCCGGCATCGCGGGCAACCGTGGTCGAAACCTCCTGCACATTGCGGACATCGCGCCCGGCGGCGCCGAGCTCTCGGTCGTCGTCGCGAACGGCGAGGACGCGCCGGTGCTGGACGGCGCACAAGAGCGCGACATCCCGAACGTCGCGGTCGAGCGCGGGCCCGACGAGTCCCGCGAATCCCACGAGGAGCGCATCCTCGACGTCCTGGCGGAGCACGAGTTCGACCTCGTCTGCCTGGACGGGTTCATGCGGATCCTGAGTCCGGAATTTCTGGACAGTGTGAACACTGTGCTCAACGTCCACCCGTCGTTGCTGCCGGCGTTCCCCGGCGCCGACGCCCACGGGCAGGTGATCGACGCGGACGTCCGGACGGCCGGCGCGACGGTCCACGTCGCCACCGAGGCGCTCGACGAGGGGCCGATCGTCACCCAGGAGTCCGTGCCGGTGTTCGAGGACGACGACGAAGGCTCGCTGAAGGAGCGGGTGCTGTACGAGGCGGAGTTCGAGGCGTACCCTCGGGCGATCCGGTGGTTCGCCGAGGGGAAGGTCGAAATCCAGCGCAACGAACAGGGCGACCCCGTCGACGTCGACATCGCGAGCGACACGAAGGGTGACCTCCCGACGCGCCGGACGGTCTCGAACCGCCGCGAGGACACGCTGCGCTACGGCGAGAACCCCCATCAGGACGCCGCGGTGTACGCAAGCGACGCGAGCGAGGAGCCGAGCGTCGTCCACGCAGCACAGCGCAACGAGGGCGCGAAGGATCTCTCCTACAACAACTACAACGACGCCGACGCCGCGCTGAGCCTCGTCAAGGAGTTCGAGGCGCCCGCGGCGGCGGTGATCAAACACACCAACCCCGCGGGCTGTGCGACCGCCGACTCGCTGGCCGAGGCGTACCGCGACGCGCTCTCGACCGACGCGAAGTCCGCCTTCGGCGGCATCGTCGCGCTCAACCGCGAGTGCGACGCCGAGACGGCCGCGGCGGTCGCCGACTCGTTCAAGGAGGTCGTCGTCGCGCCGGGGTACACCGACGACGCGCTCGACGCGCTGACCGAGAAGGAGAACCTCCGTGTGCTCGACGTCGGGAACCGCGCCGAGAACGGCCGACTTGGCCCCGAGGACCGCACCGAGCGCTTCAGCGAGAAGGCGCTCGTCGGCGGGCGACTCGTCCAAGAGCGCGATCGGTCGACGCTGACCCGCGATGATCTGGAGGTCGTCACGGAGCGCGAACCCACCGACGAGCAGATCGAGACGATGCTGTTCGCCTGGAAGACGCTCAAACACGTCAAGTCCAACGGCATCCTGATCGCCGACGGCACCGAGACCGTCGGCGTCGGGATGGGACAGGTGTCCCGCGTCGACGCGGTGACGCTGGCGGCGATGAAAGCCGAGAACGACGCCGAGGGGAAATCCGCCGAGGGCGCGGTCGTCGCCTCGGACGCGTTCTTCCCGTTCCCCGACGCCGTCGAGGAGGCCGCGGAAGCGGGCGTCGAGGCGGTGATCCAGCCCGGCGGCTCGGTGAACGACGACGACGTGATCGAGGCCGCGAACGAACTGGGGCTGGCGATGGTGTTCACGGGCCAGCGCGCGTTCCGGCACGACTGA
- the psmA gene encoding archaeal proteasome endopeptidase complex subunit alpha: MQGQQQQAYDRGITIFSPDGRLYQVEYAREAVKRGTPSVGVRTPEGVVLAADKRRRSKMIEPDSVEKLHKADEHIGIASAGHVADARKLIDVARREAQVNRLRYGEPITVETLAKTVTDFIQQYTQYGGARPFGVSLIVGGVTNGRPRLFECDPSGTPYEWQALSVGANRTDIRDHLEAEYEDDMTLSEGVDLALSALSVHDDEEMTPEGVDLATIDADTEEYVHLPPEEVQTHLAERDLLAEDVDDEEPDDDAAE; encoded by the coding sequence ATGCAAGGACAACAACAGCAGGCCTACGACCGCGGTATCACCATCTTCTCGCCCGACGGGCGCCTCTACCAGGTCGAGTACGCCCGCGAGGCGGTCAAACGCGGGACGCCGAGCGTCGGCGTCCGAACGCCGGAGGGCGTCGTGCTCGCGGCGGACAAGCGCCGCCGCTCGAAGATGATCGAGCCGGATTCGGTCGAGAAGCTCCACAAGGCCGACGAGCACATCGGCATCGCCAGCGCCGGCCACGTCGCCGACGCGCGCAAACTCATCGACGTCGCCCGCCGGGAGGCACAGGTCAACCGCCTGCGCTACGGCGAGCCGATCACCGTCGAGACCCTCGCGAAGACGGTGACGGACTTCATCCAGCAGTACACGCAGTACGGCGGCGCCCGCCCGTTCGGCGTCTCGCTGATCGTCGGCGGCGTGACGAACGGCCGCCCGCGCCTGTTCGAGTGCGACCCCAGCGGCACCCCCTACGAGTGGCAGGCGCTCTCCGTCGGCGCGAACCGCACGGACATCCGCGACCACCTCGAAGCCGAGTACGAGGACGACATGACGCTCTCGGAGGGCGTCGACCTCGCGCTCTCGGCGCTGTCGGTCCACGACGACGAGGAGATGACCCCCGAGGGCGTCGACCTCGCGACCATCGACGCCGACACCGAGGAGTACGTCCACCTGCCGCCCGAGGAGGTCCAGACCCATCTCGCCGAGCGGGATCTGCTGGCCGAGGACGTCGACGACGAGGAGCCGGACGACGACGCGGCCGAGTAA
- the purB gene encoding adenylosuccinate lyase — MHDLPRESPLAAVSPLDGRYAGKTADLVPYAGEAALIEARLRVEVEYLLALTDRDGVDCEVSTADRSHLCDVVDEFDADDAARVKRIETEGTDEFAATNHDVKAVEYFLRTETPERLHPWIHFGLTSEDVNNLAHRLNAKGAVEDVLLPAIEDVRESLTAMARDHRDVPMLARTHGQPATPTTFGKEMAVFAARLGRAEARVREAADELSGKLAGASGTYAAHVAAYPDIDWRAFSTAFVHSLGLEHTPLATQINPCDDLAALFDALSGVNNVLLDLDRDIWRYVSDRYLGQESENSETGSSTMPHKVNPIDFENSEGNLSKANSDLTFLRDYVTSSRLQRDLSDSTVKRNVGASFAHCLLGYRKTAAGLGKVVPNEQVMREELENTPEIIGEAVQTILRREGDTEAYERVKELTRGRRVTLADFRELFDDLDVDEDVRQELRDLTPAGYTGVADDLVDELDG, encoded by the coding sequence ATGCACGATCTCCCCCGGGAGTCGCCGCTGGCGGCCGTCTCGCCGCTCGACGGCCGGTACGCCGGCAAGACCGCGGATCTGGTGCCGTACGCGGGCGAGGCCGCACTGATCGAGGCCCGCCTGCGCGTCGAGGTGGAGTACCTGCTCGCCCTGACGGATCGCGACGGCGTCGACTGCGAGGTCAGTACTGCCGATCGCAGCCACCTCTGTGACGTCGTCGACGAGTTCGACGCCGACGACGCCGCGCGGGTGAAACGGATCGAGACGGAGGGCACCGACGAGTTCGCGGCGACCAACCACGACGTGAAAGCGGTCGAGTACTTCCTCCGGACCGAGACGCCCGAGCGCCTCCACCCGTGGATCCACTTCGGGCTCACCAGCGAGGACGTGAACAACCTCGCCCACCGACTGAACGCGAAAGGTGCCGTCGAGGACGTACTCCTGCCCGCGATCGAGGACGTGCGAGAATCGCTGACTGCGATGGCCCGCGACCACCGCGACGTGCCGATGCTCGCGCGCACCCACGGCCAGCCCGCGACGCCGACGACGTTCGGCAAGGAGATGGCCGTGTTCGCCGCCCGCCTCGGCCGCGCGGAGGCACGCGTCCGAGAGGCAGCCGACGAGCTCTCCGGGAAGCTCGCCGGCGCCTCGGGAACGTACGCCGCCCACGTCGCCGCCTACCCCGACATCGACTGGCGCGCGTTCTCGACGGCGTTCGTCCACAGTCTCGGCCTCGAGCACACACCGCTGGCCACGCAGATCAACCCCTGTGACGATCTCGCGGCGCTGTTCGACGCGCTCTCGGGCGTGAACAACGTCCTGCTCGACCTCGACCGGGATATCTGGCGCTACGTGTCGGACCGCTACCTCGGCCAGGAGAGCGAGAACTCCGAGACGGGGTCGTCGACGATGCCCCACAAGGTGAACCCCATCGACTTCGAGAACAGCGAGGGGAACCTCTCGAAGGCGAACTCGGACCTCACCTTCCTCCGTGACTACGTCACCTCCTCCCGGCTCCAGCGCGACCTCTCGGACTCCACCGTGAAGCGCAACGTCGGCGCCTCGTTCGCCCACTGCCTGCTCGGCTACCGGAAGACCGCCGCCGGGCTCGGGAAAGTCGTCCCCAACGAGCAGGTGATGCGCGAGGAGCTCGAGAACACCCCCGAGATCATCGGCGAGGCGGTCCAGACGATCCTCCGCCGCGAGGGCGACACCGAGGCGTACGAGCGCGTGAAGGAGCTCACCCGCGGCCGCCGGGTGACGCTCGCCGACTTCCGGGAGCTGTTCGACGACCTCGACGTCGACGAGGACGTTCGGCAGGAGCTCCGCGACCTCACGCCCGCGGGCTACACCGGCGTCGCCGACGACCTGGTCGACGAACTGGACGGGTAG
- the folP gene encoding dihydropteroate synthase: MQYHEAANFLFDLRRFGVDPGVEAVQDLLAAVDVDTGSPATGAGEDHEAEGSGPAYVQVAGTNGKGSTARMVESALREAGLSVGLYTSPHLEALTERVRIDGREMPRSAVAEFVEGAKPWLVDRAADGAPLTFFEVVTGMGIWQFERSDVDVAVLEVGLGGELDATSAVDPVASAVTNVSLEHTGVLGETVEEIAATKAHVAPEGRRLVTGTQGAALSTVRDVAGQVDASGVITVGDDQWKGEGATESDGHAGGDAAASGAHPDVTVSYDGRVTHQQAAVSVAADDWAVDAEIPLLGEHQAENAGIACVLARQVGDELGVDVDRTALERGLARADWPARFEVMAQSPLTVLDGAHNPEACGTVTATLSTFDYDDCHLVVAAMHDKDTAEMAAALPDGARVTTCAPATDRAEDPEVLARTFEEAGYDDVRSTGSVANALSLAREDADEGDALLVTGSLYAVAEARATWTRLQIPKRVDSIDEAETVLRDAQVSEPGIWRMRGKADHRVLHTRVQQRQAEYLKQEMLSLDGECSASALRAGGELHDVVLSGTMAQFKRLGEKLQGQPWGLSELGAEIRESLGIQHSPPERDLPWPQDRTAVMGVLNVTPDSFHDGGKHYDVEDAVEQAEAMAEAGADVIDVGGESTRPGADPVEIEEELDRVLPVVEELAGLDVPISVDTRRPEVARAVVDAGADVLNDVEGLQDPEMRRVVAETGVPVVLMHSIEAPVDPSTEVHYDDVVEETIRALGDRLLAAEKAGVDREQVIVDPGIGFGKTARESFELLDRLGEFEALGCPLLFGHSHKSMFELTGEEAGDAPHSTVAATALAARNGADIVRVHDVAENVAAVNVADAADDPEGFEP; encoded by the coding sequence ATGCAGTACCACGAGGCCGCGAACTTCCTGTTCGACCTCCGGCGGTTCGGGGTGGACCCCGGGGTCGAGGCGGTGCAGGACCTCCTCGCGGCGGTGGACGTCGATACAGGCTCGCCGGCAACGGGAGCCGGCGAGGACCACGAGGCCGAGGGTTCGGGCCCCGCCTACGTCCAGGTCGCCGGCACCAACGGGAAAGGGAGCACCGCCCGCATGGTCGAGTCGGCGCTGCGGGAGGCCGGGCTCTCCGTCGGCCTGTACACCTCCCCGCATCTCGAAGCGCTCACCGAGCGCGTCCGGATCGACGGCCGGGAGATGCCCCGTTCTGCGGTCGCCGAGTTCGTCGAGGGGGCCAAACCGTGGCTGGTCGACCGCGCGGCCGACGGCGCGCCGCTCACCTTCTTCGAGGTCGTCACGGGGATGGGCATCTGGCAGTTCGAGCGATCCGACGTGGACGTGGCCGTCCTCGAAGTCGGCCTCGGCGGCGAACTCGACGCCACTTCCGCGGTCGACCCCGTCGCCAGCGCGGTCACGAACGTCTCGCTGGAGCACACGGGCGTGCTGGGCGAGACGGTCGAGGAGATCGCGGCGACGAAGGCACACGTCGCCCCGGAGGGCCGGCGACTCGTCACGGGCACGCAGGGCGCAGCGCTGTCGACGGTCCGTGACGTGGCGGGACAAGTCGATGCGAGCGGCGTGATCACTGTCGGCGACGACCAGTGGAAAGGTGAGGGTGCGACCGAGAGCGACGGCCACGCTGGCGGCGACGCTGCCGCCAGCGGCGCGCATCCTGACGTGACCGTGAGCTACGACGGCCGCGTCACCCACCAGCAGGCAGCGGTCAGCGTGGCGGCCGACGACTGGGCCGTCGACGCCGAGATCCCGCTGCTCGGCGAGCATCAAGCAGAGAACGCCGGGATCGCCTGCGTACTCGCGCGACAGGTCGGCGACGAACTCGGCGTCGACGTGGACCGGACCGCGCTGGAGCGCGGGCTCGCACGCGCGGACTGGCCCGCCCGGTTCGAGGTGATGGCGCAGTCGCCGCTGACGGTGCTCGACGGCGCGCACAACCCCGAGGCCTGCGGAACCGTGACGGCGACGCTGTCGACGTTCGACTACGACGACTGCCACCTCGTCGTCGCGGCGATGCACGACAAGGACACCGCCGAGATGGCCGCCGCGCTGCCCGACGGCGCGCGAGTGACCACCTGCGCGCCAGCGACCGACCGCGCGGAGGACCCCGAGGTGCTCGCCCGCACGTTCGAGGAGGCGGGGTACGACGACGTGCGCTCGACAGGCTCCGTGGCGAACGCGCTCTCGCTGGCCCGCGAGGACGCCGACGAGGGTGACGCGCTGCTGGTGACTGGCTCGCTGTACGCCGTCGCGGAGGCGCGAGCGACGTGGACCAGACTCCAGATTCCCAAACGTGTCGACTCGATCGACGAGGCCGAGACCGTCCTCCGCGACGCGCAGGTCTCCGAACCCGGCATCTGGCGGATGCGCGGGAAGGCCGACCACCGCGTGCTGCACACCCGCGTCCAGCAGCGCCAGGCCGAGTACCTCAAACAGGAGATGCTCTCGCTCGACGGGGAGTGCTCCGCCTCCGCGCTGCGCGCCGGCGGCGAACTCCACGACGTGGTGCTCTCGGGGACGATGGCGCAGTTCAAGCGCCTCGGCGAGAAGCTTCAGGGCCAGCCGTGGGGACTCTCCGAACTGGGCGCGGAGATCCGCGAGTCGCTGGGGATCCAGCACAGTCCGCCCGAGCGCGACCTCCCGTGGCCCCAGGACCGAACGGCGGTGATGGGTGTGCTGAACGTCACGCCGGACTCGTTCCACGACGGCGGCAAGCACTACGACGTCGAGGACGCGGTGGAACAGGCCGAGGCGATGGCTGAGGCCGGCGCCGACGTGATCGACGTGGGTGGGGAGAGCACCCGCCCCGGCGCTGACCCCGTCGAGATCGAGGAGGAACTGGATCGCGTGCTGCCGGTCGTCGAGGAACTGGCCGGACTCGACGTACCGATCTCGGTCGACACGCGCCGGCCCGAGGTGGCCCGCGCGGTCGTCGACGCCGGCGCCGACGTGCTCAACGACGTGGAGGGGCTACAGGACCCCGAGATGCGCCGCGTGGTCGCCGAGACGGGGGTGCCGGTCGTGCTGATGCACTCCATTGAGGCGCCCGTGGACCCGAGCACGGAGGTCCACTACGACGACGTGGTCGAGGAGACGATCCGTGCGCTGGGTGACCGGCTGCTGGCCGCCGAGAAGGCCGGCGTCGACCGCGAGCAGGTGATCGTCGACCCCGGGATCGGCTTCGGGAAGACGGCGCGGGAGTCGTTCGAACTGCTCGATCGCCTGGGGGAGTTCGAGGCGCTGGGCTGTCCGCTGCTGTTCGGCCACTCCCACAAGTCGATGTTCGAACTGACCGGCGAGGAAGCGGGCGACGCGCCGCACTCCACGGTCGCCGCGACGGCACTCGCGGCCCGGAACGGCGCGGATATCGTCCGCGTCCACGACGTGGCCGAGAACGTCGCTGCGGTGAACGTCGCCGACGCCGCCGATGATCCGGAGGGGTTCGAGCCGTGA
- a CDS encoding MarR family transcriptional regulator yields MSAAEYDLSEDERRALELIRDSGGIYQSDFWKELDISSRKGSRIAEGLAEEELIQREEAVYDGHNTYLLKPRTRDLDFSLLMAGDMLTPFIGEEEIDEQSDAFSQWLMNLAYEEY; encoded by the coding sequence ATGAGCGCGGCCGAGTACGACCTCAGCGAAGACGAGCGGCGGGCCCTGGAGCTGATCCGTGACTCCGGCGGCATCTACCAGAGCGACTTCTGGAAGGAACTGGACATCTCCTCCCGGAAGGGGAGCCGCATCGCGGAGGGGCTCGCCGAGGAGGAGCTGATCCAGCGCGAGGAAGCGGTGTACGACGGGCACAACACGTACCTCCTCAAGCCACGCACGCGGGATCTGGACTTCTCGCTGCTGATGGCCGGGGATATGCTCACCCCGTTCATCGGCGAGGAGGAGATCGACGAGCAGTCCGACGCGTTCTCGCAGTGGTTGATGAACCTCGCGTACGAGGAGTATTAA
- a CDS encoding RNase P subunit p30 family protein codes for MSDGSGDGEVGNESDDEFGPYEAVYAHPEGDSTVARQVKTAAEYGFEGVVVRTREAEYDPGTLAERHGIDVVRGVEIDAEDPQGASGAVGNHRGDCTVLLVRGGTDALNRFAVEQNRVDVLTRPFDGEGDVNHVLVKAAIDHDVRIEFDLGAVLRDDGGTRVRRLRKLRKLRELVEYFDAPYVVSATPTSHLRLRAPRELAAVGEQIGLGAEAVRDGLAEWGRMAARNRERTSDSFISPGVRRGRHEE; via the coding sequence GTGAGCGACGGTTCCGGCGACGGCGAAGTCGGGAACGAGAGCGACGACGAGTTCGGCCCCTACGAGGCGGTGTACGCTCACCCCGAGGGCGACTCGACGGTCGCTCGACAGGTCAAGACCGCCGCGGAGTACGGGTTCGAGGGGGTGGTCGTCCGCACGCGCGAGGCCGAGTACGATCCGGGGACGCTGGCCGAGCGCCACGGGATCGACGTGGTTCGCGGGGTCGAGATCGACGCCGAGGACCCGCAGGGCGCCAGCGGCGCAGTCGGCAACCATCGGGGCGACTGCACCGTCCTGCTGGTCCGCGGCGGGACGGACGCGCTCAACCGCTTCGCGGTCGAGCAGAACCGCGTCGACGTGCTGACCCGGCCGTTCGACGGCGAGGGCGACGTGAACCACGTGCTCGTGAAGGCGGCGATCGACCACGACGTCCGGATCGAGTTCGACCTCGGCGCCGTGCTCCGCGACGACGGCGGGACACGGGTCCGACGGCTCAGAAAACTCCGGAAACTCCGCGAACTGGTGGAGTACTTCGACGCGCCGTACGTCGTGAGCGCGACGCCGACTTCCCACCTCCGACTGCGCGCGCCGCGGGAGCTCGCGGCAGTGGGCGAGCAGATCGGCCTCGGTGCCGAGGCGGTCCGCGACGGGCTGGCGGAGTGGGGTCGGATGGCGGCACGGAACCGCGAACGCACGTCCGATTCCTTCATCTCTCCGGGGGTCCGACGTGGGAGGCACGAGGAATGA
- a CDS encoding universal stress protein → MSEDGTPNGRPVLGTLLDPSGDSQARELSLALAREAGEPVRFLSPLRAPDTQGVSAPATPADGPPVRFACTERTAGTGRSPADIVAADATEVGADVVTLERPASESSGAGIRRGTTDRIVANSPVDTVVANGCGDLEGLASILVPVSGGPHTELTVRVARALAEHENAWIELFTVVPEDADADQRSEGAEHLAEARRCLGEFEEFDTWLYEADDPAAAIAEQSAYYDAVVIGAPTESRLKRIVFGSTPDSVDERVDIPVITAASK, encoded by the coding sequence TCTCGCTGGCGCTGGCGCGGGAGGCGGGCGAGCCCGTCCGCTTCCTCTCACCGCTTCGTGCCCCCGACACACAGGGGGTATCAGCGCCCGCGACGCCGGCCGACGGTCCGCCGGTTCGGTTCGCGTGCACCGAACGCACGGCCGGGACGGGGCGATCGCCGGCCGACATCGTCGCGGCGGACGCGACCGAAGTGGGCGCCGACGTCGTGACGCTCGAACGCCCGGCCTCGGAGTCCTCCGGCGCGGGGATCCGCCGCGGGACGACCGACCGGATCGTCGCCAACAGCCCGGTCGACACCGTCGTCGCCAACGGCTGTGGCGACCTGGAGGGGCTGGCGTCGATCCTCGTCCCCGTCTCCGGCGGCCCCCACACCGAACTCACGGTGCGGGTGGCCCGGGCGCTGGCCGAGCACGAGAACGCCTGGATCGAACTGTTCACGGTCGTTCCCGAGGACGCCGACGCGGACCAGCGCTCCGAGGGCGCGGAGCATCTCGCGGAAGCGCGCCGCTGTCTCGGCGAGTTCGAGGAGTTCGACACGTGGCTGTATGAGGCCGACGACCCCGCGGCCGCGATCGCCGAGCAGTCGGCGTACTACGACGCCGTCGTGATCGGCGCGCCGACGGAGAGCCGGCTGAAGCGGATCGTGTTCGGCTCGACGCCCGACAGCGTCGACGAACGCGTCGATATCCCCGTGATCACCGCGGCCTCGAAGTAG
- a CDS encoding glutaredoxin, whose amino-acid sequence MSSQSELTEEEVRERVEEVLDENEVVLFMKGNRLMPQCGYSQRAVQLLSQHRAEFETIDVLPALPQYRAVLEEKSSWETIPQTFVDGEFVGGSDILAELDERDELAETVNASA is encoded by the coding sequence ATGAGCTCCCAGAGCGAACTCACCGAGGAGGAGGTCCGCGAACGGGTCGAGGAGGTCCTCGACGAGAACGAGGTCGTCCTGTTCATGAAGGGGAACCGCCTGATGCCCCAGTGTGGCTACTCTCAGCGCGCGGTCCAGCTGCTCTCGCAGCACCGCGCGGAGTTCGAGACCATCGACGTGCTGCCCGCGCTCCCGCAGTATCGGGCCGTGCTCGAGGAGAAGTCCAGCTGGGAGACCATCCCGCAGACGTTCGTCGACGGCGAGTTCGTCGGCGGCAGCGACATCCTCGCCGAACTCGACGAGCGCGACGAGCTCGCCGAGACGGTCAACGCTAGCGCCTGA
- a CDS encoding Rpp14/Pop5 family protein, which produces MKHLPKHLQPRWRYLAVAIETWPDAEVGRRSFQRELWYAGQNLLGDPGSADADLRLLRYDVAEGSGGAIVRVRRGEVDAARAAIACVDEVNGHPIGLRVTGVSGSVDAASESYLGDPAGSSTQREVAFEGADYPARIRNGVVDVEAEAGPIGATVHDIE; this is translated from the coding sequence ATGAAACACCTCCCCAAACACCTCCAGCCGCGCTGGCGCTACCTCGCAGTGGCGATCGAGACGTGGCCCGACGCCGAGGTCGGGCGACGCTCGTTCCAGCGCGAACTCTGGTACGCGGGCCAGAACCTGCTGGGCGACCCGGGCAGCGCCGACGCCGATCTGCGGCTGCTGCGCTACGACGTGGCCGAGGGCAGCGGCGGCGCGATCGTCCGCGTCCGGCGTGGCGAGGTCGACGCCGCGCGGGCGGCGATCGCCTGCGTCGACGAGGTGAACGGCCATCCGATCGGCCTGCGCGTCACCGGCGTCTCGGGCAGCGTCGACGCGGCTTCGGAAAGCTATTTAGGCGATCCAGCCGGCAGTTCCACACAGAGAGAGGTCGCGTTCGAGGGTGCCGACTACCCGGCCCGGATCCGCAACGGCGTCGTCGACGTCGAGGCCGAGGCGGGCCCCATCGGCGCGACCGTTCACGATATCGAGTGA
- a CDS encoding class I SAM-dependent methyltransferase produces MKRSIEEHAERFSAAAAEYDEQQDSEEYGACASMVIEAANPGPEETVLDLGTGTGAIALALASDAGRVLGRDISEGMLAEARGKAEEAGHENVAFGEGRFREPNVDDPIDVVVSNFAMHHLADEEKREAIQVIADLEPRRFVLGDVMLSAAIPDGEEAYSPEVDDPATVGVLVEALTDAGFTVADATLVSDQYGVLVAER; encoded by the coding sequence ATGAAACGCTCTATCGAGGAACACGCCGAGCGGTTCTCCGCCGCGGCCGCGGAGTACGACGAACAGCAGGACAGCGAGGAGTACGGCGCCTGTGCGTCGATGGTGATCGAGGCTGCCAACCCCGGGCCCGAGGAGACGGTGCTCGACCTCGGGACTGGCACGGGCGCGATCGCGCTCGCGCTGGCGTCCGACGCCGGGCGCGTGCTCGGCCGGGACATCAGCGAGGGGATGCTCGCCGAAGCCCGGGGGAAGGCCGAGGAGGCCGGCCACGAGAACGTCGCGTTCGGCGAGGGCCGGTTCCGTGAGCCGAACGTCGACGACCCGATCGACGTGGTCGTCTCGAACTTCGCGATGCACCACCTCGCCGACGAGGAGAAGCGCGAGGCGATCCAGGTCATCGCCGACCTCGAGCCGCGGCGGTTCGTGCTCGGCGACGTGATGCTCTCGGCGGCGATCCCCGATGGCGAGGAGGCGTACTCGCCGGAGGTCGACGACCCCGCGACCGTCGGCGTGCTGGTCGAGGCGCTGACCGACGCCGGGTTCACCGTCGCCGACGCGACGCTCGTGAGCGACCAGTACGGGGTGCTCGTCGCCGAACGATGA
- a CDS encoding GNAT family N-acetyltransferase produces the protein MELRDAAEMAERSREAVERGLPNSLYAVTVVDDVGETVGMARIVGDRGSVFHVCDMAVHPDHQRQRLGSRMMDALMDWIDENAPPTAYVNLMADVDGFYEQWGFERTAPASKGMYYRVPGE, from the coding sequence CTGGAGCTCCGCGACGCCGCCGAGATGGCCGAACGCTCGCGCGAGGCAGTCGAACGTGGACTCCCGAACAGCCTCTACGCCGTGACGGTCGTCGACGACGTGGGCGAGACGGTGGGGATGGCCCGGATCGTCGGCGACAGGGGGAGCGTGTTCCACGTCTGCGACATGGCGGTCCATCCGGACCACCAGCGACAGAGGCTGGGGAGCCGGATGATGGATGCGCTGATGGACTGGATCGACGAGAACGCACCCCCGACGGCGTACGTGAACCTCATGGCTGACGTCGACGGCTTCTACGAGCAGTGGGGGTTCGAGCGGACGGCGCCCGCCTCCAAGGGGATGTACTACCGCGTTCCCGGGGAGTAG